From Stigmatopora nigra isolate UIUO_SnigA chromosome 5, RoL_Snig_1.1, whole genome shotgun sequence, a single genomic window includes:
- the LOC144197063 gene encoding uncharacterized protein LOC144197063, translating into MMEARIFIYLGGLMLLHVGSADHGNDHTTQPAPERDVVLSTHLPSIAPNSSNPNPLTGESTTTHGHMNNATAQPSGGNATEMEPTAASSNPQKATNLTDVTTWKPSVPTTLSTQSPNTTSHNHLNITHENSTTHQPFSASSTLSSNTTTIEPHPSTSSILAPTTLRTSPTTTQHSTTTIPATSPSTTTSTTSQTTTTTTPPSKQETRSKAPPLTTIALQTHTSMKTKLHPDTPSQLNVNGETVQVHDSPRLDPLLAGLVSAFVVSAVVIVLLLFLKLRRRDNRPEFRRLQDLPMDDMMEETPLSMYSY; encoded by the exons GTAACGATCACACGACGCAACCAGCACCAGAACGGGATGTGGTTTTGAGCACTCATCTGCCCAGCATTGCCCCAAACAGCTCCAACCCCAATCCTTTGACTGGGGAAAGTACAACCACGCACGGGCATATGAACAATGCGACGGCACAACCGAGCGGAGGGAACG CGACAGAGATGGAGCCCACAGCAGCGTCATCCAACCCCCAAAAGGCCACAAACCTGACAGACGTTACGACATGGAAACCTTCTGTGCCGACCACTCTTTCCACTCAAAGCCCCAACACGACATCTCACAACCACTTGAACATAACCCACGAGAACTCAACTACACACCAGCCATTTTCTGCCTCCTCCACGCTGTCGAGCAATACAACAACCATTGAACCGCATCCTTCTACGTCTTCCATTTTGGCTCCTACCACATTGCGTACATCGCCCACAACTACTCAGCACTCTACGACGACTATCCCAGCCACAAGCCCCTCAACAACCACCTCAACCACGTCTcagacaacaacaacgacaactCCACCGTCGAAGCAGGAAACCAGAAGCAAGGCCCCCCCTCTGACCACCATTGCCCTTCAGACCCACACCTCCATGAAGACCAAACTGCACCCCGACACCCCGTCGCAGCTCAACGTCAATGGTGAAA CCGTCCAAGTGCACGACTCCCCGAGGCTGGATCCGCTGCTGGCCGGCTTGGTGTCGGCCTTCGTGGTCAGCGCCGTCGTCATCgtccttctcctcttcctcaaaCTGCGACGACGAGATAACAGGCCGGAGTTCCGCAGGCTGCAGGACTTGCCCATG GATGACATGATGGAAGAAACACCTTTGTCCATGTACAGCTACTGA